One genomic segment of Mangifera indica cultivar Alphonso chromosome 6, CATAS_Mindica_2.1, whole genome shotgun sequence includes these proteins:
- the LOC123219100 gene encoding protein AGENET DOMAIN (AGD)-CONTAINING P1-like: MDLSHQDRVEVCKKREGFSGPYYSARILAAIGGTKYLLRYETRYGPDRTRLLTEAVDETEIRPLPPTNFEVSDNIVDAYVNNAWWVGRIVRKVDDFYHVKLESTGDVVHLPFHKVRIHLEWEDGKWVYPGNRPQHGGAQASSSGQRTMSSDTRKHK, encoded by the exons ATGGATTTGAGCCACCAAGATAGAGTAGAGGTATGCAAGAAACGAGAAGGGTTTTCGGGGCCATACTACAGTGCAAGAATACTTGCTGCCATCGGAGGAACCAAGTACTTACTTAGATACGAGACACGTTATGGTCCAGACCGAACGAGATTGTTAACTGAAGCTGTTGATGAAACGGAGATTAGGCCTCTGCCACCCACGAATTTTGAGGTTTCAGACAATATTGTTGATGCATATGTTAATAATGCGTGGTGGGTGGGAAGAATTGTGAGGAAAGTTGATGATTTTTATCATGTAAAGTTGGAGAGCACCGGTGATGTGGTGCATTTACCTTTTCATAAAGTCAGGATTCATCTTGAATGGGAAGATGGGAAGTGGGTTTATCCTGGAAATAG GCCTCAACATGGTGGTGCTCAAGCAAGTTCCAGCGGGCAACGAACAATGTCTTCTGATACCCGGAAGCATAAGTAA
- the LOC123219097 gene encoding 14-3-3-like protein C produces the protein MAKERENHVYIAKLAEQAERYEEMVDAMKKVANLDVELTVEERNLLSVGYKNVVGARRASWRILLSIEQKEETKGNDQNVKIIKGYRQKVEGELSNICTDIMCVIDEHLIPSCTGGESTVFYYKMKGDYYRYLAEFKVGEERKEVAEQSMKAYQTASTTAEAELSPTHPIRLGLALNHSVFYYEIMNSPERACHLAKQAFDEAIAELDTLSEESYKDSTLIMQLLRDNLTLWTSDIPEEGVEEAQKMDISQSGEGQE, from the exons ATGGCCAAAGAAAGAGAGAACCATGTTTACATCGCCAAGCTCGCCGAGCAAGCTGAACGCTATGAAG AAATGGTTGATGCTATGAAAAAAGTAGCGAATCTGGATGTGGAGCTGACGGTAGAGGAGCGAAATCTTCTCTCAGTTGGGTACAAGAACGTGGTTGGTGCCCGTAGAGCGTCGTGGAGGATCCTCTTATCAATTGAACAAAAAGAAGAGACAAAAGGGAACGATCAGAATGTCAAAATAATTAAAGGTTATAGGCAAAAGGTAGAAGGTGAGTTATCAAATATTTGCACTGACATTATGTGTGTCATCGATGAGCATTTGATTCCATCCTGCACGGGTGGTGAATCCACGGTTTTCTATTataaaat GAAAGGAGATTATTATAGGTACTTGGCTGAGTTCAAGGTTGGTGAAGAAAGGAAAGAGGTTGCTGAGCAATCAATGAAGGCATATCAG ACAGCCTCCACTACAGCAGAAGCTGAATTATCTCCTACCCATCCCATCCGACTTGGTTTGGCCTTGAACCACTCAGTCTTCTATTACGAAATTATGAACTCTCCTGAAAG AGCATGTCACCTTGCAAAGCAAGCTTTTGATGAGGCTATTGCAGAATTGGATACGTTAAGTGAAGAATCTTACAAAGACAGCACATTGATTATGCAGCTATTGAGAGACAACCTCACTTTGTGGACTTCTGACATACCAGAGGAGGGAG TGGAAGAGGCCCAGAAGATGGACATCTCTCAATCTGGTGAAGGCCAAGAGTGA
- the LOC123218875 gene encoding uncharacterized protein LOC123218875, with translation MAEKEGGVVKKGHAEGIRLATSLLEEFGLPGGLLPLADVIEVGYVKESGYMWILQKKKVEHNFKMVSKLVSYDTEITGYIDKKRIKKLKGVKAKEFMLWPPVSEITVDDPPTGKIHFKSLAGITKTFPVEAFAPGQ, from the coding sequence ATGGCGGAGAAGGAAGGAGGCGTTGTTAAGAAGGGTCATGCAGAGGGGATTCGGCTGGCCACTTCTCTTCTTGAAGAGTTTGGCCTTCCTGGGGGACTTCTCCCTCTTGCGGACGTGATTGAAGTTGGCTACGTTAAGGAGAGTGGCTACATGTGGATCTTGCAGAAGAAGAAGGTTGAACATAATTTCAAAATGGTGAGCAAGCTTGTGAGCTACGACACTGAAATCACTGGTTATATTGACAAGAAACGGATCAAAAAGCTCAAGGGAGTGAAGGCCAAGGAATTTATGCTGTGGCCTCCGGTCAGTGAGATCACCGTTGACGACCCACCCACAGGAAAAATTCACTTCAAGAGCCTCGCTGGCATCACCAAAACTTTCCCAGTTGAGGCATTTGCTCCCGGCCAGTGA
- the LOC123219096 gene encoding uncharacterized protein LOC123219096 isoform X1 — MATASLIPAYCASFIRLSRNGATGHGRFASSTSFSCFCLSSSSSSNFSSGINNWKHQGFKAQDTSTTNQENFGSSRGILNGRDDPDHLLVLVHGIMGSPSNWTYVEAELKRRLGRNFLIYASSSNTYTKTFSGIDGAGKRLADEVMQVVKKTNSLKKISFLAHSLGGLLARYAVAVLYRPTTLGSDEPVDLADSKMENSQTMFPSRRGTIAGLEPVNFITLATPHLGVSGRKQLPFLFGVPILEKLAPPLAPILVGRTGSQLFLTDGKPNKPPLLLRMASDCEDITFLSALGAFSCRILYANVSCDYMVGWRTSSIRRETELVKPPCQSLDGYKHVVDVEYSAPVSSDGPHFTPEAIKAKEAAQKEPSILNTVDNHEIVEEEMIRGLQQLGWKKVDVSFHSALLPFFAHNHIQVQNEWLHYAGAGVIAHVADSLKQQESASFIAASL, encoded by the exons ATGGCTACGGCTTCTTTGATTCCCGCTTATTGTGCTTCCTTTATAAGACTTAGCCGAAATGGAGCTACTGGCCATGGACGGTTTGCTTCCTCGACGTCCTTTTCCTGTTTCTGTTTGTCTTCTTCCTCCAGTTCCAACTTCTCTTCTG GGATCAATAATTGGAAACATCAAGGCTTTAAAGCTCAAGATACGAGTACTACCAATCAGGAAAATTTTGGATCATCCAGGGGAATTTTAAATGGGAGAGATGATCCTGACCATCTTCTTGTCCTTGTTCATGGCATTATGGGTAG CCCAAGTAATTGGACATATGTGGAAGCTGAGTTAAAAAGGCGTCTTGGaagaaactttttaatttatg CAAGTTCATCTAACACTTACACCAAAACCTTCTCTGGGATTGACGGAGCTGGAAAGCGATTAGCAGATGAA GTTATGCAAGTTGTGAAAAAGACCAATAGCCTTAAAAAAATCTCCTTTTTAGCCCATTCTCTTGGAGGGTTGCTTGCAAGATATGCAGTTGCTGTCCTTTACAGACCAACGACCCTGGGAAGTGATGAACCCGTTGATCTAGCTGATTCTAAGATGGAAAACTCACAAACAATGTTCCCTTCTAGAAGAGGAACAATTGCAGGACTTGAGCCAGTCAATTTCATTACCTTGGCAACTCCACATCTTGGGGTGAGCGGGAGAAAGCAG CTTCCATTTCTCTTTGGAGTTCCCATTCTGGAGAAACTTGCTCCTCCACTGGCTCCAATTCTTGTTGGCCGGACTGGTAGCCAACTGTTTCTGACAGATGGTAAACCCAACAAACCACCCCTGCTTTTGAGAATGGCATCTGACTGTGAAGATATAACTTTTTT ATCTGCCCTTGGTGCATTTAGTTGTCGCATTCTTTATGCAAATGTGTCTTGTGATT ATATGGTTGGTTGGCGAACATCCTCCATAAGGAGGGAGACAGAACTTGTGAAG CCTCCTTGTCAATCTTTGGATGGTTACAAGCACGTTGTGGATGTGGAATATAGTGCACCAGTTTCTTCTGATGGCCCCCATTTTACTCCAGAAGCAATCAAAGCAAAGGAGGCAGCACAAAAGGAACCCAGTATACTAAATACTGTGGACAACCATGAAATTGTGGAAG AGGAGATGATACGTGGTCTACAACAGTTAGGATGGAAAAAGGTTGATGTCAGTTTTCATTCGGCATTGTTGCCCTTCTTTGCTCATAACCATATACAG GTGCAAAATGAATGGCTTCACTATGCTGGTGCCGGAGTGATTGCCCATGTTGCAGACAGCCTAAAGCAACAGGAATCAGCCTCATTCATTGCTGCCAGCTTGTAG
- the LOC123219098 gene encoding olee1-like protein produces MKSPKAVIILASALCFLSFVDLAYGDDDYDDPKFVVEGKVYCDNCRVQFLTRLTKFMEGATVRLECKKRGSNDVVSKIEGKTDSSGTYKIPIEGEHDEELCDIILVSSSMSNCTEIPKELHGDNNARVSLTDHNGIVSKTRKANPLGFMTKKPLPECSTVLEELGISKNETIPKNR; encoded by the exons ATGAAGTCCCCCAAGGCTGTAATCATCTTAGCTTCTGCTTTATGCTTTTTGTCCTTCGTTGACTTGGCCTATGGAGACGATGACTACGATGATCCTAAATTCGTTGTGGAAGGCAAAGTATACTGTGACAATTGCCGCGTTCAATTCCTAACTCGTCTCACCAAATTCATGGAAG GTGCGACAGTTCGCTTAGAATGCAAAAAACGCGGCAGCAATGATGTAGTTTCTAAGATTGAAGGCAAGACTGATAGCTCAGGAACTTACAAGATTCCAATCGAAGGAGAGCATGATGAAGAACTGTGTGACATTATACTGGTATCATCCAGCATGTCCAATTGTACTGAGATTCCCAAAGAACTTCACGGCGATAATAATGCTAGAGTTAGCCTGACAGACCACAATGGCATTGTTTCTAAGACTCGCAAGGCCAATCCTCTTGGCTTTATGACGAAGAAACCTCTCCCTGAGTGCTCTACTGTCTTGGAAGAGCTTGGAATCTCTAAAAATGAAACTATTCCAAAGAACCGGTGA
- the LOC123219096 gene encoding uncharacterized protein LOC123219096 isoform X2 produces MNSQASSSNTYTKTFSGIDGAGKRLADEVMQVVKKTNSLKKISFLAHSLGGLLARYAVAVLYRPTTLGSDEPVDLADSKMENSQTMFPSRRGTIAGLEPVNFITLATPHLGVSGRKQLPFLFGVPILEKLAPPLAPILVGRTGSQLFLTDGKPNKPPLLLRMASDCEDITFLSALGAFSCRILYANVSCDYMVGWRTSSIRRETELVKPPCQSLDGYKHVVDVEYSAPVSSDGPHFTPEAIKAKEAAQKEPSILNTVDNHEIVEEEMIRGLQQLGWKKVDVSFHSALLPFFAHNHIQVQNEWLHYAGAGVIAHVADSLKQQESASFIAASL; encoded by the exons ATGAATAGCCAAG CAAGTTCATCTAACACTTACACCAAAACCTTCTCTGGGATTGACGGAGCTGGAAAGCGATTAGCAGATGAA GTTATGCAAGTTGTGAAAAAGACCAATAGCCTTAAAAAAATCTCCTTTTTAGCCCATTCTCTTGGAGGGTTGCTTGCAAGATATGCAGTTGCTGTCCTTTACAGACCAACGACCCTGGGAAGTGATGAACCCGTTGATCTAGCTGATTCTAAGATGGAAAACTCACAAACAATGTTCCCTTCTAGAAGAGGAACAATTGCAGGACTTGAGCCAGTCAATTTCATTACCTTGGCAACTCCACATCTTGGGGTGAGCGGGAGAAAGCAG CTTCCATTTCTCTTTGGAGTTCCCATTCTGGAGAAACTTGCTCCTCCACTGGCTCCAATTCTTGTTGGCCGGACTGGTAGCCAACTGTTTCTGACAGATGGTAAACCCAACAAACCACCCCTGCTTTTGAGAATGGCATCTGACTGTGAAGATATAACTTTTTT ATCTGCCCTTGGTGCATTTAGTTGTCGCATTCTTTATGCAAATGTGTCTTGTGATT ATATGGTTGGTTGGCGAACATCCTCCATAAGGAGGGAGACAGAACTTGTGAAG CCTCCTTGTCAATCTTTGGATGGTTACAAGCACGTTGTGGATGTGGAATATAGTGCACCAGTTTCTTCTGATGGCCCCCATTTTACTCCAGAAGCAATCAAAGCAAAGGAGGCAGCACAAAAGGAACCCAGTATACTAAATACTGTGGACAACCATGAAATTGTGGAAG AGGAGATGATACGTGGTCTACAACAGTTAGGATGGAAAAAGGTTGATGTCAGTTTTCATTCGGCATTGTTGCCCTTCTTTGCTCATAACCATATACAG GTGCAAAATGAATGGCTTCACTATGCTGGTGCCGGAGTGATTGCCCATGTTGCAGACAGCCTAAAGCAACAGGAATCAGCCTCATTCATTGCTGCCAGCTTGTAG